Proteins encoded within one genomic window of Misgurnus anguillicaudatus chromosome 18, ASM2758022v2, whole genome shotgun sequence:
- the LOC129430052 gene encoding uncharacterized protein produces the protein MDLHRAKKCFSVEEVLQELTESSDQKKSREEEEKSSDDEDGLSDEESTTSNDESTSDDESTSDEDGTSEEESTSNEEDDFSDKEDEFSDDEFSYEEDEGDTDEEEEIVARLGSRAEDPEACKQPKKRPRLSNSSFFNYSSERNKRRKMSHLFDCSFGTSEDKDVFKPARTPGPQLTSTASYSPLQLFQLFISDSMLETVVANTNAYGVEHQLDEKPFINISLNDLYSYVTMLLFIGLSKCFSLSDFWRKTKIHHPDFPFKVMTYEKYSYIESTFNLSDPKKDAENSPS, from the exons ATGGATCTTCATCGGGCGAAGAAGTGTTTTTCTGTGGAAGAAGTTTTACAAGAGTTAACTGAAAGCAGCGATCAAAAGAAAAGCCGTGAGGAGGAGGAAAAATCCAGTGATGATGAGGATGGACTGAGTGATGAAGAAAGCACCACCAGTAATGATGAAAGCACCAGTGATGATGAAAGCACCAGTGATGAAGACGGCACAAGTGAGGAAGAAAGCACCAGTAATGAAGAGGATGATTTCAGTGATAAAGAGGATGAATTCAGTGATGATGAATTCAGTTATGAGGAGGATGAGGGAGACACTGACGAAGAAGAAGAAATTGTagctcg TTTGGGTTCTCGTGCTGAGGATCCAGAGGCCTGCAAACAACCTAAAAAGAGACCCCGTCTgtcaaactcttcatttttcaACTACAGCAGTGAGAGAAACAAAAGAAGAAAGATGTCACATTTATTTGATTGTTCCTTTGGCACCTCTGAAGATAAAGATGTCTTTAAGCCAGCGAGGACTCCAGGACCACAGCTGACATCCACAGCATCATACAGCCCACTGCAGTTATTCCAGCTGTTTATATCTGACTCAATGTTGGAGACGGTGGTTGCGAATACAAATGCTTATGGGGTCGAGCATCAACTGGATGAGAAACCCTTCATAAACATTTCTTTGAATGACCTGTACTCGTATGTGACGATGCTTTTATTTATAGGATTGTCAAAGTGTTTTTCACTGAGTGACTTCTGGAGGAAGACTAAAATTCACCATCCTGATTTTCCTTTCAAAGTCATGACTTATGAGAAATATTCGTACATCGAGTCTACATTTAATCTCAGTGATCCCAAGAAAGATGCTGAAAATTCACCATCCTGA